DNA from Salvelinus namaycush isolate Seneca chromosome 14, SaNama_1.0, whole genome shotgun sequence:
CCTACTCTTTTCCTGGATTCCCAGTGTTGAGAGTCGATGGGAGTTGTATCAACAAACCAGTTTCACTACTTGAGGTTACCAAGGAAATGGCTGATCCAAACCCCACTGTAGCTGCCGAAGCAGTTCAAGATTACACTGAGAAGGTTAAGGACAAGCTGAATGAAGAAGAGATTGTAAGCCCTGTTAAAGAAGAACCATCAACCCAAGACCAACCTACTGCTGTGCCAGAGGAAGACGGAGGGACCGCTGAGGAAGATGAGCCAACTGTTGAAGTGCCAAAGGTTGCTGTTGAAGAACAAGCTAGGCAAGTAGTGCCAGTTCCTGAAGCCACCATGGAAGAGCAAGAAACTGCTTCAGAATATCTGACGCCACCTGAAGTGGTTAAAGCCCCTGAGGTTGTGAGCATTGCAGTCCAACAAAACGAAAAGGCCAGTCAGAGCGAGGAACCCAAGGTGAAGGTCCAGACTAATGATGTTAATGGTCATTCCAGGTCATTTGCTATTCATTCAGGTGGGTTATATTTATTACAACTTAATGAAAACTGTCCCTCTAGGTGCTTTTCTTATGCCAATTTGGTTGGTTACAATGTTTAAGAGGCGTTTCCCCTTTAGCACTAAGGAATCAGCAATGTTCTTTCTGAAAGGGTCACCTTTTTCCGTCTAAACTTGGGACTTTCAATGATCACCAACTACACAATTTCTAAATGTATTGAATGACACGTACCCCTTTGTAAATCACCTCAACCATCAGTCAGGTTTTTTCCTGTCTGGCACAGAGTAGTTTTGACTAGTGTACTGTGGCTGCTGTGGGTCTGTCTTTTAGGAAatgtataacacttttttttagAAGCTGGTTGTCCTTGCTAGTAGTTTGCTTAGTAGTTTGCGTTGCAGTGCACAATAATCTGTATGTACCTCCATGTTTTTTGCCTGTGCTTTTTTTTTACTGTTGTATGTGAGTTATTAAGTGCATCTAATATGCGTTGCCACAGAAACCACTCCCTTTGCCACTCCTCCTCCAAAAGCCTTTTGtgaactaacacacacacttaactttcccccccttactagctctgactcTACATCTGCTAAATGTGAATGTTGTAGTTCTTGAGATTGAACATTCTCTTATGATGTTGTCAATCGCTGTATAGTGTGACAATGTTTTTGCAC
Protein-coding regions in this window:
- the LOC120059094 gene encoding uncharacterized protein LOC120059094 isoform X3, yielding MPGETTTETVPELQQSQADTVLRVDGSCINKPVSLLEVTKEMADPNPTVAAEAVQDYTEKVKDKLNEEEIVSPVKEEPSTQDQPTAVPEEDGGTAEEDEPTVEVPKVAVEEQARQVVPVPEATMEEQETASEYLTPPEVVKAPEVVSIAVQQNEKASQSEEPKVKVQTNDVNGHSRSFAIHSDSASKVLYSFTLCSSTRHPSPLN